A single genomic interval of Staphylococcus hyicus harbors:
- a CDS encoding complement inhibitor SCIN family protein: MNMKSLIITGFAATMLATSAFSTVGAGDAQANTEAKVNTTNEYLNKQMEKELKELYDKINVKLLSSVSQPTYFKRELSAAKFKARIALKKKNYSLMAQSKGELERLYDQLARTMYPDNY, from the coding sequence ATGAACATGAAATCACTTATTATTACAGGGTTTGCTGCTACAATGTTAGCAACTTCAGCTTTTTCAACTGTGGGGGCAGGCGATGCACAAGCAAATACTGAAGCGAAAGTTAATACAACTAATGAGTATCTTAACAAGCAAATGGAAAAGGAATTAAAAGAATTATACGATAAAATAAATGTTAAACTTTTATCATCTGTAAGCCAACCTACGTATTTCAAACGTGAATTATCAGCTGCAAAATTTAAAGCTAGAATAGCGTTAAAAAAGAAAAACTATAGTCTAATGGCCCAATCAAAAGGTGAATTAGAAAGACTTTACGATCAGTTAGCACGCACAATGTACCCTGATAACTACTAA
- a CDS encoding aminoacyltransferase yields the protein MKFVELAPDEYHQYINSHFKQYTQSIEHFNARHKNGQHVALLGVKNDNDDIVAAGLFTSAPLLKYFNYVYSHRGPVLDYKDTKLVEFYFRELKNYFKKRHTIFMLIDPYIMRYIRDFKGNIIKEGNVSALIETLKKLNYQHQGFSTGYSELSQARWLAILDLKDKAPSKLLKNMEYNTAHSIKKALQMGVKVKTLSIDDIDDFYALYRKAEIKHGFSLFTKSYLKQFVTSYPNITSMQLAYIHLNEHINILKTKAHDLDIKIKTQLENQAQPLSKKKQNKLKEQQIIYDKLQENITIANQLQSKHGNTLHLAAAIFAETKDELVYLFSGSNPEFNKFMGSYVLQWHMIQHAKTQHIDRYNFYGITGDFTPNAEDYGVLQFKKGFGGYIEELVGDFICVTNPLLYRIYQLKNK from the coding sequence TTGAAATTTGTAGAACTTGCACCAGATGAATATCATCAATATATCAACTCACATTTTAAACAATATACACAGTCTATAGAACATTTTAATGCTAGGCATAAAAACGGCCAACACGTTGCATTATTAGGGGTTAAAAATGATAATGATGACATCGTCGCTGCAGGACTATTTACATCTGCGCCATTACTTAAGTACTTTAATTATGTTTATAGCCACCGTGGTCCCGTTTTAGATTATAAAGACACAAAATTGGTGGAATTCTATTTTCGTGAACTTAAAAACTATTTCAAAAAAAGACACACAATTTTTATGCTAATCGATCCATATATCATGCGTTATATCCGTGATTTCAAAGGAAATATAATAAAAGAAGGCAATGTTTCTGCATTAATTGAGACATTAAAAAAACTGAATTATCAACATCAAGGGTTTTCCACAGGGTATTCAGAATTAAGCCAAGCCAGATGGTTAGCTATCTTAGATTTAAAAGACAAAGCGCCATCTAAATTATTAAAGAATATGGAATATAATACTGCGCATAGCATTAAAAAGGCCCTTCAGATGGGTGTTAAAGTAAAAACACTGTCGATAGATGATATTGACGATTTTTATGCACTTTATCGTAAAGCTGAAATCAAACACGGATTTTCATTATTTACAAAATCGTATTTAAAACAGTTTGTAACGAGTTATCCAAACATTACATCAATGCAATTAGCCTATATTCATTTAAACGAACATATCAATATTTTAAAAACGAAGGCACACGACCTCGACATTAAAATCAAAACACAGCTAGAAAATCAAGCGCAACCTCTATCAAAGAAAAAACAAAATAAATTAAAAGAACAACAGATTATTTATGATAAATTGCAAGAAAATATTACAATAGCAAATCAATTACAATCGAAACATGGCAATACACTCCATTTAGCTGCCGCAATATTTGCGGAAACAAAAGATGAACTTGTGTATCTTTTCAGTGGCTCAAATCCTGAATTTAATAAATTTATGGGCAGTTATGTTTTACAGTGGCATATGATTCAACATGCGAAAACACAACATATTGACCGCTATAACTTTTATGGCATTACTGGTGATTTTACCCCTAATGCTGAAGATTATGGTGTGTTACAGTTCAAAAAAGGATTTGGCGGGTATATCGAGGAACTGGTTGGAGACTTTATATGTGTCACTAATCCACTTCTTTATCGTATCTATCAACTTAAAAATAAATAA
- a CDS encoding M23 family metallopeptidase, translated as MFTIFEINEVIHQKRAKYLYKRFSKSLQSHISYRAFKKLFKYYCKHYGKSDIYLDRFNEGNGEAVWYSSNRDAGISMTFHQYEITSILLLPIDTEPSHVLKTFNQYIMPIENEFYIFWGGDNTLLNYHHPNESQRYAYDLVIMKDGRTYRDDGSQLEHYYCYGAPVIAPYDGEVVVAHDDKEDFQPGVVDEQNPLGNYVILKHRENEYSLIAHLKYHSLRVKTGDKVKQGDRLALCGNSGHTTEPHIHFQVMTDINYTRGKSMKIQFIDQHQYEKGEIVSGLEQMK; from the coding sequence ATGTTCACTATTTTTGAGATTAATGAGGTTATACATCAAAAAAGAGCGAAATATTTATATAAACGATTTTCTAAATCACTACAATCACATATAAGCTATAGAGCATTTAAAAAACTATTTAAATATTATTGTAAACATTACGGTAAGAGTGACATTTATCTCGATCGCTTTAATGAAGGTAACGGTGAAGCGGTATGGTACAGTTCCAACCGTGATGCGGGGATTAGCATGACTTTTCACCAATATGAAATTACGTCAATATTACTTCTACCAATAGATACAGAGCCATCACATGTATTAAAAACGTTCAATCAATATATTATGCCGATAGAAAATGAATTTTATATTTTTTGGGGTGGCGACAATACGTTATTAAATTATCATCATCCTAATGAATCACAACGCTATGCGTATGATTTAGTTATCATGAAAGATGGACGTACGTATCGTGACGATGGCAGTCAATTAGAACATTATTATTGTTATGGCGCGCCTGTAATAGCGCCATATGATGGTGAAGTGGTGGTAGCTCATGATGATAAGGAAGACTTTCAACCCGGTGTTGTAGACGAGCAAAACCCATTAGGGAACTATGTAATATTAAAACATCGTGAAAATGAATATAGTCTTATTGCACATTTAAAGTATCACTCTTTACGCGTGAAGACAGGTGATAAAGTTAAACAAGGTGATCGACTTGCGCTATGTGGTAATAGCGGTCACACGACAGAACCACATATCCATTTTCAAGTAATGACAGATATCAATTACACGAGAGGAAAGTCGATGAAGATACAGTTCATAGATCAACATCAATATGAAAAAGGCGAGATTGTATCAGGTTTAGAACAAATGAAATGA
- a CDS encoding YfcE family phosphodiesterase translates to MMKLILVSDNHSETGILHEIYDKHDDADTFIHLGDSEFTYNDTELSLYRRVKGNMDFYPEFPEDEIFTLQGVTFFYTHGHRFGVNQERDNLAQYAKDQGAAFAFYGHTHVARYELTHGIHVINPGSITHSRSNEEETYAEIKLDNGEGTLNFRNRQHTILSTVPFNY, encoded by the coding sequence ATAATGAAATTAATACTCGTAAGTGACAATCATTCGGAAACAGGTATTTTACACGAAATCTACGATAAACATGATGACGCAGATACATTTATTCATTTAGGTGATTCTGAATTTACGTATAATGACACTGAATTAAGTCTTTATCGACGTGTTAAAGGGAATATGGATTTTTATCCGGAATTTCCGGAAGATGAAATCTTTACGCTTCAAGGTGTAACATTTTTTTATACTCATGGTCACCGGTTCGGGGTTAATCAAGAGCGTGACAACTTAGCACAATATGCGAAAGACCAGGGTGCAGCGTTTGCGTTTTACGGTCACACGCATGTCGCGCGTTATGAGCTCACTCATGGGATTCATGTCATTAATCCAGGTAGTATCACACATTCACGTAGTAATGAAGAAGAAACATACGCTGAAATCAAATTAGATAATGGTGAAGGAACACTGAACTTCCGTAATCGCCAGCATACTATTTTAAGTACAGTGCCATTCAACTATTAA
- a CDS encoding XTP/dITP diphosphatase, whose protein sequence is MTDIVIASSNKGKINDFKVIFSGYNVIGINELLEDFDVEETGTTFEENARLKSEAAAKALNKTVIADDSGLEVAALNGAPGVYSARFAGEDKDDHANIDKVLHLLEDTIDRAARFVCVISMTTAEGDTHTFKGTVDGEITLARIGENGFGYDPIFYVPDKNKTMAQLSAEEKSQISHRRRAIDQLQAYMEGINS, encoded by the coding sequence ATGACTGATATTGTAATTGCGTCGTCGAACAAAGGGAAAATTAATGATTTTAAAGTAATATTTTCGGGTTATAATGTAATCGGGATTAATGAACTGCTAGAAGACTTTGATGTTGAAGAAACAGGAACGACATTTGAGGAGAATGCACGTTTAAAATCTGAAGCGGCAGCCAAGGCTTTGAATAAAACGGTTATAGCGGATGATAGTGGTTTAGAAGTTGCTGCATTGAATGGTGCACCCGGAGTTTATTCCGCACGTTTTGCAGGTGAAGATAAAGACGATCATGCCAATATAGATAAAGTGCTACATTTGTTAGAGGATACAATAGACCGTGCCGCGCGCTTTGTATGCGTTATAAGTATGACGACAGCTGAGGGTGATACGCATACTTTCAAAGGCACCGTTGATGGTGAAATTACACTTGCGCGTATTGGTGAGAATGGTTTTGGCTATGACCCTATCTTCTATGTCCCAGATAAAAATAAAACAATGGCACAATTATCTGCAGAAGAGAAGTCTCAAATTTCACACAGACGACGCGCTATTGATCAACTCCAAGCGTACATGGAAGGGATAAATTCATAA